A region from the Arachis ipaensis cultivar K30076 chromosome B01, Araip1.1, whole genome shotgun sequence genome encodes:
- the LOC107620140 gene encoding cell wall / vacuolar inhibitor of fructosidase 2-like, whose amino-acid sequence MRNKVSTPLKLVLLSLTLLSTTYSDDLIDQTCKKTPYYELCSNVIHSNPATPSDPKGMVVIMINYALANATDTLKYIGDLINKVSDHELQNKLAFCAGQSYMPVVKYVLHEAVDSINQGDFDLASHYISNAEKNIVACNKKFTGNQSPLSSRNGIMLQLLDISAAILKNL is encoded by the coding sequence atgaggaATAAGGTCTCAACCCCTTTAAAACTTGTTCTTCTCTCTTTGACTCTTCTATCCACAACATATTCGGATGATTTGATAGACCAAACATGCAAGAAGACACCATACTATGAACTCTGTAGCAATGTCATCCATTCAAACCCTGCCACCCCAAGTGATCCAAAGGGTATGGTTGTGATAATGATCAACTACGCTCTAGCAAATGCAACTGACACTCTCAAATACATTGGAGACCTTATTAATAAAGTCTCTGACCATGAATTGCAGAACAAATTGGCCTTTTGTGCTGGTCAGTCATATATGCCTGTTGTTAAGTATGTTCTTCATGAAGCTGTTGATTCTATAAACCAAGGCGACTTTGACCTTGCAAGTCACTATATTTCTAATGCTGAGAAAAACATTGTTGCTTGCAACAAGAAATTCACTGGGAATCAGTCACCTTTGAGTTCTAGGAATGGGATTATGCTGCAGCTTCTTGATATTTCTGCTGCAATTCTTAAGAATTTGTAA